From the genome of Toxoplasma gondii ME49 chromosome XII, whole genome shotgun sequence:
ATGATGCCCTTCTTTTGTAATGACGTCCGTGCAACTGAAAAAACTGTTCAAAAAAAAGTTTCTCTAAGCGTGATCAGCGATTGGAGACTGGAATTCTGTTTGGGTCACCTGATCGACGACAAAGGAACTAGTGCTTTGTTCGTTTGTCGCAAGTCTCATCACGTAACgtgctctgtcttcttctcactgTTTCACCGGTTCAACGATCGAGGGGTCCTTTCTGTGGCTCTGGGATTCGCGGAGAATTCTGCCTGTACTGAATATGGCATCTGCGTCTGCTCAACGAGTGCATGTATGCCAAACACTGATACAGGGTTGCGTATACGATTATATCACATGGAGTAGTCCATAAGATATCCATTGCGAGCAAACTGTCCACCTCGCGAAGGCTTATCCAGTCGAGCCTACACAAACATATTAGGAATGCAGCAAATATTGTGGCTTTACGGGACTGTACAGCATCGGTAAACACAGcgacatgcagaaaaaagagcacaagtacaagagagaaacattAACCGAAGTGTTTCGTCGTCCTTCAGTGTTAGGTTCGCAGACTTGAGTTGCGTCAAGAGGGGGGAATGGACAATGAAGTGGTGCTCCTGATACTACAAGGCTGAAGAAAGGTTTTTCGACTCTTGTCACAGGGCATTTCCCCCTCTTGTTACGTCTTTTTGCCGTGCCGGTTTTTTTCTAGAGGCAGCCCGCTCTTACAACGACCTCATGATTGCGAGACCTCCGACCAGGGTTTCCTTCAGCAGCTAGCTGGTTACCTATCGTCTGTTGTTCCCTACccgcttttgtctctttaATCCGATAAACTCCCTTATTTGTCTACTGTTCATCTGCAAATTTGGTAACTCGTGGCTTGCATGGCGGTTCTGTTTCCCCGTTCCCTACGTaacatttgcatgcagacgatgCCATCTAGCAACTAATCTAACACTGCGTAGCAGCCTCGGAAGCTTTCGGGGCTATGGATGGCGTTTGATAAGTGACACAGGGAAGGAGACTCAGGGGATCAAAACTACTTCAACAACAGCTTAGCCTACAGATGTCACCTACGCAAGAGCAACATAAGCGTCTTCCGCGCATTGCGAACGATACGGTCACTCGACGCCGCCAGCTCTTTCCCACCCGTGCGCCGCCCGACTTGTCCGCTGTATAGACAACCGGGTGCGTGGAACATGCGGTCACAAGAAGCAAGTTCCGTTGCTTTTGACTGAAGGCACTCTGTCTCGTATAGGTTTTCCTGCTGCGCCATGTGAATtacttctctgtgtctgagTTTCCCGGCGTGTGCATTTCTGTcacgtctctgtctttgtcAATCAACGAGTTGTAAGGTGCTGGCGTGTTGATGGTCCTCTTGTTGTGCGTGGCGTTGCGTCGGTCCTGCGTGTGCAGGAAAAATCGTTCTTTTCCTGTCCgatttcgtctttttcgccAGTGAAAGATGTATTAGCTCTGCACCTCTTTGTGCGCATTCTggatctctctttctcctcgcacGGCTGACGCCGTCCTTCTTCGATTCCGCCCGTCACAAATCGAACAGCCACGGGTGACTGGCGAAGATGGTTTTCCTCATcatcgttttttctctcaccCTCGCGGTTCTCGTCGGGTGGGTTCTCCAGCGTCAGCTGCACACCATCTTCACATCCTCCATTTCCACAtttttcctccctctctatGGAGGACCGAAAACGACGTCGTCCActgagaaggcggaaggTGGAAGCTGCGCTgcatctgcagagacaacgcTGAAGACAGGTAGTGAGCCCCAGGTAGCCGTAAAAGGGAGCGAAAAAGGAGCAAAtggcagaggaagaacactTCTTGAAACCGTCGTTGGTGACGAGGAGGAACTCGAAGCTGCCGTCGCCGGAGGGGTGCGAATGGCCACACTCGTTGCCACCGGTGAAGAAAAGGAGCcggaagatgcagaggaggaagaggagagaccgcAAAGCAAGAAAGCTTCAGATgcagaaagggaagagcgGAACGCGGTGATATTCTCGGACTGCGCCGATACTCCAGGGACATCGgtgttgtctttttcttctttgcaaAAAGCTTCCCTGACTGACaaacagcgaggagagggacAGTGTGCTCAAGACGCTGGCGAGAAACATGGAGACAGTGAACGAAATCGGAGACACCAGAGTGACGTTTTcccttcgccgccttcttcgggtCCCGCGTCTCCCCGTGAGGCACCTGACGCCCCCCTTCTCGCGGATGAAGACATTGCGTGTCTCACCCCTGCAGAGGAATCCTTTCTTTTGGAACAAGATCGACGGATTAGAGGCTGCTTCAAGTATGACCATGCAGAGAGtcggccttcttcgtcctcaaCCTCATCTTcctttcgtgtctcctctcctctccagtcGCGTTCCGACCCTTCTTCGTTGTTACCCTCCGGGTCTGCGCATGTCACAAAGTCGGAGTGTCCACGGGCTCCGCCCGTTTTGGCCGCACCAACAAGTTCGTTGAACGAGGAGCCTCAGGAGGGTGCGCCGGAAAGCcaaggaagaggcgaaaaggaagcagaaaaacactTTTCAAACTTGCGCGATACAGTGGAGGCCCGGTCACCGTCTCAGCGGTCCACGAGCGCTGCGCCGTCTCCGTCGAACGCAGGAGCTTCTACAGAGATCGGCGAGTTGAACAGTACGGCAACTGCGAGTGGAACACGGGAGGTTGGAGAGGCCAAGCCGAAGGCAGCTGTTTCGGAAGAGAACTTggagtcttctctctgtcaagAAAGCCAGGACGAGAGCGAACCGAAGGTAGCAGCGGATCCCGTTGCTTCTCacgaaggggaagaggacGGAGTCGCAGAGGCAGAGTGTGAGGATACACCTCAAGGGGAAGCGCGCAACGCGCGTGGCGCGGCCGAAAACGAACCGGCGACAGCTCCTCTCctgggagaagagaacgagaaggccGCGACTGAAGAGAGTGTACATGCGGTTGGGTCAGTGGTGGAAGTAGAAGACGACCAGGTAAAACAGGAGAGGGGCGGCTTCCCCCGTGAGTGCGtggggggagaagaaggggatgacgagagagaagacgaggaagagaacaaccCGAAGGTGGAAGACCTTGGAGAGGTCTTTcccgaggagagacaggatcCTCCGCGATTTGAAGAGgtcgaagacgagaagaaggatgaagaagacttGGAAGACAAAACCGCGGCAGAATTGAAGGAGTTAGGAAACCAAAAATTCCGCGAAGGCAAGTACGAAGCTGCACTCGATATCTACACGCAAGCGCTGGACCGCCttgatgaagaagaagacgactggCTAGACGAATTTGACGCAGCTATgcaagacaaagaagacgagctGGAAGCAGCTGAGAACATCCGCTACGAACGGTCCTTGCGCGGTGAGGCCCCTAACGGAGAACATGGAGCGGAAGACCAAAAGCTTTTCAAGgacgcgcgagaggaagaagaagcacgggagacaaaggagacaaacgacGACGCCAAAGgaacggaggaagacgccCCCGAGCAGCGAGGTGCACGGGAAGACTCAGTGGCACAAGCCGCCGTCCAAAAGGGTCACGACTCGgcggacgagaaggagacctGTGAGAAGGGAGGCTCAccagagaaggaagataTTTctgagaaggaggagactcgtgagaaggaagagaaatctgGGGACGAAGAGCATTTGTTGACTGAAGCTGAATTTCTGGCTttcaaggagaagaaggagaaagagcgagaggccaTGGCTCTGGAATTCAACCAGTTGAGGGCTGTCCTCCTTTCAAACAGGTATGTTTCGTGTTTGACTTCTCCGGGCTAGACAGACCTTTTTCCTGGAGCGACCGTGTATTCTTCGTTTTGTTAGCGACGCATACAGCGAGCTGAAGCCTCTTGTTCCTGGATACCCCGTTTTGAGTTCCCTCTTGCCAACGCGATTTCCGTATGCTTGCTATCTTGAGTTCGCAGGCCGGTATGCGCGTGTTTTTTCCGAAGAACACCTTGTCGTCCTGGGCTTCTTATTTCGTTGatcctgccttctctttttcgacgACGAAATCCGTCAACCTCTGTGTCGCTGAGCCACGTTCGTCTTTATTTTCCTGATTGTTTTATGTTTTTCTCCAGAGGGGCTTGCCACCTTCATGGCAAATGCTGGGAGGCCGTTGTCGCGGACTGCACGGAAGCGATTCAGTGTGACCCTTCGTATGCAAAGGTAATCGCGTATTTGTGGAAGAGCGGAACAATGCATATTTTTGACTACTGCGTTAACTGTAAATTGGTGAGTAGTTTCGGGGAAATCCATGTTTTGTCGACATTAAAGGAATTTCCAAATATATTTCTAAAGTCTGCGTTGTGTGAAGCGAGTTTCTGGGACTTGTTCTTCGGGAACACAACGGGATACATCCACGCGTCTGGAAGCCAATAGTCCCCACTACACTTTCTCTGGTGTCTAGGGCGCCTACCGGTTTTTCATCAAAGTCCAGAAATGTGCAacccttctgtttcttctgctaACAGAATAGTAGAGGAACCGCGAATAGACGGTCTTCCTGTCGTCCTCTGTTTGTGTTATCTTGCTCTTAtttctctcgccctctcttcctgtggccctgtttcttctctgttccggCTATCTTTGTGCGTCGTTGTTCATGCTTCCTACGTTTTGCAAGCGTCTTGGGTGATTCCAGGCCTATCTGCGACGCTTCACGGCAAACGAAGCTCTTACGAAGTGGCACGACGCAGCCGCTGACATCAACAAAGCTATCGAACTCGACCCCTCTCTCGAGTAGGCGCGCGAGTGGCTTTTGCTCCCCGACTTTGGCTAGCTGATCTCGCGTTTCGCACGTAtcgtgtttctgtctctgccaaCATACCTGACGGTGACTGCATTTGGAAGATGTATTACACACATAAATAGCGAGGCGTAAACAGGTCGCGACAGAGGTACATGTAAATAGATAGACGCAGAGGTAAAGGACAAATGTGTAGGAACACATACATGTAGAGGGCCACGTGCATTTTGGCAGTAGTGCATCGGTGAACTCTGTAGGTCCGTACTTGTgtcaggaggaagaggaattGGGGGTGTCCTCCCATCAGAACTCTGTGCGTTGTCAGGAGCAGTCGTTGTGTCTCaacaagagaaggagacgcatgcTTTTGCATGGGCGTCTGTGAgcatgtctgtgtgtgttttgGGGCTTTTCTGAACGGTGGCCtggaggaaaggaacacGCGTACATGCGAGGGCGTGTGCGCCACCGCAGAACGTgtgttttgtttttttgtGGGGCTCTTTTGCATGTACCTCTATAAATTGtatgtctg
Proteins encoded in this window:
- a CDS encoding tetratricopeptide repeat-containing protein (encoded by transcript TGME49_247000~Predicted trans-membrane domain (TMHMM2.0):1-21); this encodes MVFLIIVFSLTLAVLVGWVLQRQLHTIFTSSISTFFLPLYGGPKTTSSTEKAEGGSCAASAETTLKTGSEPQVAVKGSEKGANGRGRTLLETVVGDEEELEAAVAGGVRMATLVATGEEKEPEDAEEEEERPQSKKASDAEREERNAVIFSDCADTPGTSVLSFSSLQKASLTDKQRGEGQCAQDAGEKHGDSERNRRHQSDVFPSPPSSGPASPREAPDAPLLADEDIACLTPAEESFLLEQDRRIRGCFKYDHAESRPSSSSTSSSFRVSSPLQSRSDPSSLLPSGSAHVTKSECPRAPPVLAAPTSSLNEEPQEGAPESQGRGEKEAEKHFSNLRDTVEARSPSQRSTSAAPSPSNAGASTEIGELNSTATASGTREVGEAKPKAAVSEENLESSLCQESQDESEPKVAADPVASHEGEEDGVAEAECEDTPQGEARNARGAAENEPATAPLLGEENEKAATEESVHAVGSVVEVEDDQVKQERGGFPRECVGGEEGDDEREDEEENNPKVEDLGEVFPEERQDPPRFEEVEDEKKDEEDLEDKTAAELKELGNQKFREGKYEAALDIYTQALDRLDEEEDDWLDEFDAAMQDKEDELEAAENIRYERSLRGEAPNGEHGAEDQKLFKDAREEEEARETKETNDDAKGTEEDAPEQRGAREDSVAQAAVQKGHDSADEKETCEKGGSPEKEDISEKEETREKEEKSGDEEHLLTEAEFLAFKEKKEKEREAMALEFNQLRAVLLSNRGACHLHGKCWEAVVADCTEAIQCDPSYAKAYLRRFTANEALTKWHDAAADINKAIELDPSLEARYRSDQQRVKKKSEAQFEKEKEEMIGKLKDFGNFVLGKVGLSLDNFKVEQNPDTGAYNISFQQNAQPPAGAAASQ